The uncultured Eubacteriales bacterium region ACCCAGGTGCTTTTGCTGGGGCCGCAGGTGCGCTACCTGTTCGACCGGCTGGCCGCCGAGTATACCCCTGCCGGGGTCCATGTCGCCGTGATCGACATGGTGGACTACGGCCGTATGAACGGCGAGGCCGTTTTGAAAAAAGCATTGGAATTCGTCCAAAAATGACCCGCACCCAAAATAAATTACTTGGGGAATGAGACGTTTTAGAGAGGATGAATACTGTGAAAAAACTGTTTGAAGAGAAATTCTTTGGGATTGCCACAAAAATTGCCAACCAGCGGCACCTGCTGGCGGTACGCGACGGCCTCGTTTTGGCCATGCCCCTGCTGATCGTAGGGTCCCTGTTCATCATCATCGGCGACTTCCCGCTGGACGCATACCAGAACTTTATGATGGGCCTCCTGGGCGAGGGCTGGAGCGACTTCGTGTGGAACGATGTGTTCCCGGCCACGGTCAATCTGCTGGCGCTGATCGCCGTCTTCGGCATCGCCAAGTCTTTGGTGGATAGCTATGAGGTGGACGGCATGCCCGCCGGTGTCATCGCCCTGGC contains the following coding sequences:
- the celA gene encoding Cellobiose-specific phosphotransferase enzyme IIB component: MTKILLVCSEGMSTSMLVQKMREAADKQGVEADINAVAEVALKKHIAGTQVLLLGPQVRYLFDRLAAEYTPAGVHVAVIDMVDYGRMNGEAVLKKALEFVQK